A stretch of DNA from Nymphalis io chromosome 22, ilAglIoxx1.1, whole genome shotgun sequence:
cattaataactcACAGCAAAGATGAAGAATTTTCACAAATAGAAACACAACTCAAAACAAGCGAAGATATGACTATAGAAGATATTGCAAAAGAATCCATGAAAAAGCTAGAATCCATCATAAAAAAGGAACCAAATGATAGTGATGATGATTATTACTATGTTGTCGTTGTTGATAATCAAAAAGATCAAGGTGATAAATCAGATGATGATAAAAGTAGAGATTTTGTGATAGAATCAATAACGAAAGATGAACATGGAAGTGAAGCATCACAAAAACAAAGGGACCGTGATTTTGAAAATACAATTGATTCATTTCTCGTGTCTAATCCAAAAGTGCCTACTGATGTGCCTGCCACTATATTAGAAAATGAGGAGGAAGAACAAGATAATGGAGATCAATTTAATGAGGGTATGAATGTCGATGAAACACAAAACCGGGATCTGGCAATAATTGAAAATGCTCAAGAAAGACCCCACGAGTTCACAGTTCCTCTTTCTGGAGATGTGTTAAAAAGTCTACCGAATgctaaaaatttcattaaaatactcACTCCTTCAGGCGCAGAAAGAACAATTCTACTTAAAAGCGATGatggtataaaatatgtaacagaTCCCCTTTCTCTTAAAATGGAAGATGGGGAATCGATGTCACAAGAAGTCATTTTGTATGAGGGGGATGATTCTCCACAGTTCCAATTAGTTAAGTGTGATGGCTCAGAACTGATCATAGAGTATGCCGATGATAGCCAAATTGCTACTGTCCTCCAACAGGAAGATGGGACATTCCTCTGTGATTGCGGAGAACAGTTTGATGATCTAGATAATTACGAGAAACACCAATATAAACATAATCCAGCGGGTGATCACTTATGTAATCTATGTGGCAAGGGCTTTGAAACTGCTGAAATTCTAACTGGACATATGCTCCTTCACAGCAACCCGGTAGGGCTCCTAGTTGCATGTCcattttgtaatcaaaatataaaacgcaACACTCTCACTCAACACAtcaaatatgtacataacagCAAACCTCAATGTAATGTATGCTCAAAGACATTTGCCAATCAAAATAACTTGAAACGACATATGATGATTCATAGTGGTATAAAAGATTTTGAATGTGACATATGCCTTAAAAGATTCCATCAGAAAATAACAATGCAGACACATAGACTAACACACATCAATCCATTCACGTGTAGCCAATGTGGTATTaagtttgaaaataaatctGACTTGGCGTCACACAGAGGCTCAGATGAGTGCTCAAAATCAAGAATAATGAAAGTTAAAGAAGAACTCATGAAGACGGTCAAACAAGAAGTAACAACTAATTTCGGAAAACTATTGGGCTATGCATGTTCCTTATGTAAAAAGATGTTTTCTGTAGAGTCTGCATTGGAACAGCATGTAGAAAGTACGCATATTGTTGAATCTGAGTGTCAAGATGCTGAAAAGGgcttaaagaaaagtactaaAAGGTTTGAGTGCTGTATTTGTGGCAAGGGATGTGCCAGTCAAGCTATGTTGATAATGCATGAAAGAGTTCACACAAATGAGCGACCGTTTCCCTGTCAGCTTTGCTCATTACGTTTCAAGACAAAGACTCATTTACGAACTCATCAACTCACTCATACACGCGAAAAGAAATTTGGCTGTTCTGTGTGCATGAAATTCTTTGCTTTGAAAGGAAATTTAGTCGTACATTTACGCACGCACACCGGAGAGCGGCCATATGTGTGTTCCATCTGTGGTGAAGCATACATTgattctaaatatttgaaaaagcaTAAGTTGAAGAAACATTCAATTGAGAATGTACCATGGGACAAGTACTAATTACCCTCTTAGTATGTGAGATGTTGGGACCTACCATTCTAGATAAAATTCAGTAAAGCAGTATATTATCAAGATGTTTCTATACAGAGGGGATTTTAAGTACTGATACTttagtaaataacatttttttcaatattttgtaccataaaaaaatgtattgtatgCTTATAGTAGagcataatatatataggtttataatataatatatatataggtttgcATAAAAAATGTCATCATCGAAAACTGtatatactttttgtattaAGATAGAGCCTATAAAAAGATTTGCAATAGGACTTTAtaggaaataaattttaagcgtTTTTAATGtggtttttattcttattttttacttttttcccCCAATACTACATATAGGCATTAAAGCCAATCatgtactaaaaaaaaattgcaagaattgctcatttgacataagtttttatttttattattacaatagaaaCCAACGGACTATAGACAtgggcattttttttaaagtttgcgtgattttaaaaaatggtattatttttagcacatgttttttttaatatataagctagcggttgactgttatcacacctgatggaaagtgatgatacagtctaagatggagcgcgcttgcctagaagatgcctattcactctagacttgaaggtacccatattgttgGTGGtaggaaaaacggaggtcgggagggtattccagatcttagcggtgcgtatcagaaacgaggaagcaaatcgtttcgtgtgtgtcatacatatatacatacatagacaCATCAacaacgtacgggtgcagatctttacggtgcctcgcagttctgtggtaaaaaggtgacggaggaaccaaattaaatagttcctgggcacactctccgaaatatattctgtggaaaaccgacagacaggcaaccttacgacggtgttccaaggtctggagttttgcgaccagtgtctggtcgccaatgagccttctagcacgacgatccactgaatccaaagctggtacttagcagagccgtcccataaatggctgcagtactccatgaTACGATCTGACTTGAGCTTGATATATGGTCAGaagctgttccggtgtgaagtactgtttgaccttattgaggataccaagttttttgccagcagttttagctttggattcaatgcattgtccaaagttgagtttggatgttaagGTAACTCCTAGAAGGTCAATACTGTCGGTGATGGGTACAGATACATTTCGGAAAGTCGGAGTCAGGGGGAATAGACTCCTCTTGGCGGTGAACAAACATGCTTGAGTCTTGGTAGGATTAAATTTGACTTGATTATGGTCACCCCAATCTGATACCTCTTCCAATATCAAATTGATGCGTTCTACCATGGCCTCTCTGTGCTCAAGAGTTTCTGTTGCATTCGCTCGAGGACCGGATATGCAGTTTTatgcaataatattaacattaatgaaATCAGTGATGTCTAAATTGTCATAAAAACTCAGAAATCACGCAAAACACTGTGTAGTTTATCATATATTACGGATTAAATGCGTCCGACCCTGATATTTTCTTCCACTGAGTTACGTACTATTTTGCCTTGATTtagggtaaaataaaaatataatattcaaaacgcatatatttatgtaacaagaTAAAGTACTAATCACAAATCTTCTCCTAATTTTTCActataagcacataaaaaaatgtgatcAACAATTGTACATCCTCTGAGTTACAAAACGACAAAAACAGACttatatttcatcatttttagcataattttaaatccgaataatattataagtaaatgatgaaattaataaaattacacaacaacaaatgtaaaagatattttGAGCTTTGTCCatcattatttagaaaaatttaaCAGTCAATTGTCTTCTTTGGTGGACCGTCATTCAATGGAACGGGGTGAAAAATGTAAAGAGTcgtacacatttttataaagcaTTGAATTTTATTCTAAGCTACCTAGCTAATCTTCTATTTACTAACTTTCCAAAACTTCTCTGGCTTTCATTATatccatattttcttttaaactttggagttttttatgttactattttgtaacaatacaaTTGCTTTCTTGCTTGTTTGGAGTGCTGTTTTTAACACCAGAATTATTTTATGGGCATTATTGTAGTTTGGAACTACATTACAACTCTACAATCATAATACATTATAACTTTACAATCTCTTCCAATTCGTTTTTCGTTTTTGTCTTgtagattaatttttttgtagttagtgtagtattttgattatttaaaacttgtttttctttctatttaCGTTTCTGCTCACACCACTTCTTTCGATTCTTTTCTTTTTCATCTTCCGTTAgctcatttattttcttactctcGCAGTAAGTGACATTTCAATATctacaacaataatatgttagtatgtgtcttaataaacattaattaaggctttattttaaataatttaaattgatttataaaatttctaattttattttattaaataattaatttaatacgacttcactttcaatttaaaaagattataaaaatcttaatatacaagataaaaattatttttaggaaaaaaCGAATATTATGTATCGAAAAACATTACCCTCCTTCAGGGCAGTCgggtaaatatatcatt
This window harbors:
- the LOC126777176 gene encoding zinc finger protein 93-like, which gives rise to METWSELCRCCLSPDSEVSLFDTEENVREKFLEITTIEVQEDDGLPQKLCGDCFTLMTTAYQFRTQCMKVDKELKLQLNTLITHSKDEEFSQIETQLKTSEDMTIEDIAKESMKKLESIIKKEPNDSDDDYYYVVVVDNQKDQGDKSDDDKSRDFVIESITKDEHGSEASQKQRDRDFENTIDSFLVSNPKVPTDVPATILENEEEEQDNGDQFNEGMNVDETQNRDLAIIENAQERPHEFTVPLSGDVLKSLPNAKNFIKILTPSGAERTILLKSDDGIKYVTDPLSLKMEDGESMSQEVILYEGDDSPQFQLVKCDGSELIIEYADDSQIATVLQQEDGTFLCDCGEQFDDLDNYEKHQYKHNPAGDHLCNLCGKGFETAEILTGHMLLHSNPVGLLVACPFCNQNIKRNTLTQHIKYVHNSKPQCNVCSKTFANQNNLKRHMMIHSGIKDFECDICLKRFHQKITMQTHRLTHINPFTCSQCGIKFENKSDLASHRGSDECSKSRIMKVKEELMKTVKQEVTTNFGKLLGYACSLCKKMFSVESALEQHVESTHIVESECQDAEKGLKKSTKRFECCICGKGCASQAMLIMHERVHTNERPFPCQLCSLRFKTKTHLRTHQLTHTREKKFGCSVCMKFFALKGNLVVHLRTHTGERPYVCSICGEAYIDSKYLKKHKLKKHSIENVPWDKY